The segment CGGCTCGGCGCCCTGGAGATCAACCTGATCGCGTATCTCGTCCCGATCGTCACGCTCGCCATCGGGTGGGCGGTGCTCGACGAGCCGATCGTCCCGTCGACGGTCGTCGGATTCCTCGTCGTTCTCGTCGGATTCGCCCTGCTGACCGACCGCGAGATCGCCGCCGAACTCGCACGGTTCCGAGGAGCGGGGCGCTGAACACGGACGCATCGGTTCGATCGGGCGGGCTGTGAGCCCCGCTCGACTCGGGCGAGTTAAGCCGCCGGAACGACTACGGACGCCCGTGTCCGCTCGACTCACCTACGAGGAGGGGACGATCCGCGTCTCGATCCAGAACGCGGACTCGGACGCGAGTACCGATCGGGCGGTCCCCGGTGACGAGGGGTGTCTCGACCTCCCCTACGTCGAGTACGACCCGCGCTCGAGGAGCGGTCGTGCCCCCGCCTTCCGGTACGCCGACCTCCTCGAACGTCTCGATCGCGAGGGAGTCGAGTACGAGGACGGCGTTTTCGAGACCCCGACGCTTCGAGGACTCGCCTCGACCTACGAGCTTCGCTCCTACCAGGCCGACGCGCTCTCGGCCTGGCGGGGAAACGACGACCGGGGCGTGCTCGAACTGCCCACCGGAAGCGGCAAGACCGTGATCGCGATCAAGGCGATCGAGGCGCTCGCGACCCCGACGCTCGTCGTCGTGCCGACGATCGACCTCCTCGAACAGTGGCACGCGGAGCTCCGCGAGGAGTTCGACGTACCCATAGGACGGTTCGGCGGCGGCGTCCAGTCCCGGGAGGCGATCACCGTCTCTACCTACGACTCCGCCTACCTCAAGGCCGAGTCGATCGGCGACGTCTTCCCCTTCGTGATCTTCGACGAGGTCCACCACCTCGGCGGCGAAGGGTACAGGGAGATCGCCCGCCTGCTCGCCGCACCCGCCCGGCTGGGCCTCACGGCGACGTTCGAGCGCCCCGACCGCGCGCACGAGGCCGTCGAGGAGCTCCTCGGCCCGGTCGTCTACCGCACAAGCGCGGACGACCTCGCCGGCGAGCATCTCGCACCCTACGACGTCAAGCGGATCGAGGTCGAGCTCACCGACGAGGAGCGTGAGGCCTACGAGCGAGACCAGGAGACGTTCGTCTCCTACCTCCGTGAATCGGGCATCGACATGCAGCGGGGCAGCGACTACCAGGAACTGGTCAAACGGTCCGGCTCCGACCCCCGAGCACGGGAGGCGTTGTTAGCGAAACAGCGTGCCCGCGAGGTCGTCTCGAACGCCGACCGGAAGATCGAGGAGCTCGCCGGGATCCTCGATCGTCACCGCGACGACCGAATCATCGTCTTCACCGC is part of the Halalkalicoccus sp. CG83 genome and harbors:
- a CDS encoding DEAD/DEAH box helicase family protein, with the translated sequence MSARLTYEEGTIRVSIQNADSDASTDRAVPGDEGCLDLPYVEYDPRSRSGRAPAFRYADLLERLDREGVEYEDGVFETPTLRGLASTYELRSYQADALSAWRGNDDRGVLELPTGSGKTVIAIKAIEALATPTLVVVPTIDLLEQWHAELREEFDVPIGRFGGGVQSREAITVSTYDSAYLKAESIGDVFPFVIFDEVHHLGGEGYREIARLLAAPARLGLTATFERPDRAHEAVEELLGPVVYRTSADDLAGEHLAPYDVKRIEVELTDEEREAYERDQETFVSYLRESGIDMQRGSDYQELVKRSGSDPRAREALLAKQRAREVVSNADRKIEELAGILDRHRDDRIIVFTAHNDLVYRLSERFLIPAITHRTGTEERREILERFREGTYSRIVASNVLDEGVDVPDANVAVVLSGSGSEREFTQRLGRVLRPKAEGGRALLYELVSRDTAEENVAARRR